From the Candidatus Binatia bacterium genome, one window contains:
- the rplL gene encoding 50S ribosomal protein L7/L12, producing MSLSVEERSTIIEKLSAATVLEIAELVKDLEEKWGVSAAAPVAVAAAAGGAAAPAAAEAKDEFDVILVAAGEKKIQVIKVVRELTGLGLKEAKDLVEGAPKAVKEAVNKADADAMKAKLEAEGATVEVK from the coding sequence ATGAGTCTCAGCGTGGAAGAGAGAAGCACCATCATCGAGAAACTGTCGGCCGCGACGGTCCTGGAGATCGCCGAGCTGGTGAAGGACCTCGAAGAGAAGTGGGGCGTCAGCGCGGCAGCCCCCGTTGCGGTGGCCGCAGCGGCCGGAGGCGCGGCTGCGCCGGCAGCGGCTGAAGCCAAGGACGAGTTCGACGTCATTCTGGTTGCGGCTGGTGAGAAGAAGATCCAGGTCATCAAGGTCGTCCGTGAGCTGACCGGCCTCGGCCTCAAGGAAGCGAAGGACCTCGTCGAAGGGGCACCCAAGGCTGTCAAGGAAGCCGTGAACAAGGCCGACGCCGACGCGATGAAGGCCAAGCTCGAGGCCGAAGGCGCTACTGTCGAGGTCAAGTAA
- the rpoB gene encoding DNA-directed RNA polymerase subunit beta — translation MARVTQNFRLRRNFGKLRKVLDVPNLIDIQRRSYLAFLQADAAPDGRTSIGLQGVFKSVFPIKDFTGTAQLDFVSYIIGAPKYDVAECHQRGMTYSAPLKVTVQLVTWDVDPETGAKTLKDIKEQEVYFGEIPLMTENGTFMVNGTERVIVSQLHRSPGVFFDHDKGRTSAGGRLLFNARVIPYRGSWLDFEFDAKDILYVRIDRRRKFPATVLLRALGMNTEELLNYFYPVDHIRIEGRKAFKKFQRETLDGQKAARDIRHPQSDEVLVREGRKFTRKALRDMEEAGLEEIPIAFEDIIGGIPAHDIVDPNTGEVLVECNGTIKAETFDIMRERGIDEFRLVYIDELNRGPSLRNTLLLDKIDRTEDAIIDIYRRLRPGDPPTLDTATAFFNDLFFNGDKYDLSAVGRLKLNHKLAIDVPLEQGTLRREDILLVVNYLILLKNGNGSIDDIDHLGNRRVRTVGELVENQYRIGLLRMERAIRERMSLQDLETLMPQELINYKPVSAVIKEFFGSSQLSQFMDQTNPLSEVTHKRRLSALGPGGLTRERAGFDVRDVHPTHYGRVCPIETPEGPNIGLISSLSTFARINDYGFVETPYRRVSGGQVSDNVDYLTALAEEEQVIAQANAPISAQARFTSDLVAARRKGISPQGEQTMDSTMVSPDQVTMMDVSPTQLVSVAAALIPFLEHDDANRALMGSNMQRQAVPLLRTDAPLVGTGMEAIVARDSGVTCVARRPGFVESVDSERIVVKADRAEGAQDPGVDIYNLTKYQRSNQNTCINQKPIVLEGDRVAFGDVIADGPSTECGELALGRNVVVAFMPWNGYNFEDSILVSEKLAKEDYFTSVHIEEFECVARDTKLGPEEITRDIPNVGEEALRDLDEAGIIRIGAEVGPGDILVGKITPKGETQLSPEEKLLRAIFGEKAGEVRDTSLRMPPGTEGTVIDARVFSRKGVSKDERATRIEEEQRRKLDKDRSDELRIIRTSAEGQILGILGERMTQTRITDDNRHVLLAKDSVVTREVLDELPTQYWGEINVGDQTIEEELARIVDAMKSKSHAINSQFDAKIERLSAGDELAPGVIKMVKVFVAIKRRLQVGDKMAGRHGNKGVVSKIVPVEDMPFLEDGTPVEICLNPLGVPSRMNVGQILETHLGWAAKCLGRTMQELAEKGDLEGVRALVRRSYKGDGIDSFADGLSDRDLRVLADKAARGIHVATPVFDGASEDEIFDLVSLSGLSISGQEILRDGKSGDRFDMPVTVGVMYMLKLHHLVDDKIHARSTGPYSLVTQQPLGGKAQFGGQRLGEMEVWALEAYGAAYTLQEMLTVKSDDVAGRTRMYESIVKSENTLEPGLPESFNVMVKELQSLCLDVTLVEKEEEAA, via the coding sequence ATGGCGCGAGTGACGCAAAACTTCAGGCTTCGGCGGAATTTCGGGAAGCTTCGCAAGGTGCTGGATGTCCCCAACCTGATCGACATCCAGCGGCGATCCTACCTGGCGTTCCTGCAGGCCGATGCCGCCCCCGACGGGCGGACCAGCATCGGGCTCCAGGGCGTCTTCAAGTCGGTGTTCCCGATCAAGGACTTCACCGGCACGGCCCAGCTCGATTTCGTCAGCTACATCATCGGCGCGCCGAAGTACGACGTGGCCGAATGCCACCAGCGCGGCATGACGTACTCGGCTCCGCTCAAGGTGACGGTGCAGCTGGTCACCTGGGACGTCGATCCGGAGACCGGCGCGAAGACGCTCAAGGACATCAAGGAGCAGGAGGTCTACTTCGGCGAGATCCCGCTGATGACCGAGAACGGCACGTTCATGGTCAACGGCACCGAAAGGGTGATCGTGTCCCAGCTCCACCGCTCACCGGGCGTGTTCTTCGATCACGACAAGGGACGCACCAGCGCCGGCGGACGCCTGCTGTTCAACGCGCGCGTGATTCCGTACCGCGGCTCGTGGCTCGATTTCGAGTTCGACGCCAAGGACATCCTGTACGTGCGCATCGACCGCCGCCGCAAGTTCCCGGCAACGGTGCTCCTGCGTGCGCTCGGGATGAACACCGAAGAGTTGCTGAACTACTTCTACCCGGTCGACCACATCCGGATCGAGGGCCGCAAGGCGTTCAAGAAGTTCCAGCGCGAGACGCTTGACGGCCAGAAGGCGGCGCGCGACATCCGTCATCCCCAGTCCGACGAAGTGCTGGTGCGCGAGGGACGCAAGTTCACGCGCAAGGCGCTTCGCGACATGGAGGAGGCGGGTCTCGAGGAGATCCCGATCGCCTTCGAGGACATCATCGGCGGCATTCCCGCCCACGACATCGTCGACCCCAACACCGGCGAGGTGCTGGTCGAGTGCAACGGCACGATCAAGGCCGAGACCTTCGATATCATGCGCGAGCGCGGCATCGACGAGTTCCGCCTGGTCTACATCGACGAGCTCAACCGCGGGCCGTCGCTGCGCAACACGCTGCTGCTCGACAAGATCGACCGCACCGAAGACGCGATCATCGACATCTACCGCAGGCTTCGCCCGGGCGATCCGCCGACGCTGGACACGGCCACAGCGTTCTTCAACGACCTGTTCTTCAACGGCGACAAGTACGACCTGTCGGCAGTGGGGCGCCTCAAGCTCAACCACAAGCTGGCGATCGACGTTCCGCTCGAGCAGGGAACGCTGCGCCGCGAGGACATCCTCCTCGTCGTGAACTACTTGATCCTACTGAAGAACGGCAACGGCTCGATCGACGACATCGACCATCTCGGCAACCGCCGCGTGCGAACCGTCGGCGAGCTCGTCGAGAACCAGTACCGCATCGGCCTGCTGCGCATGGAGCGCGCGATCCGCGAGCGCATGAGCCTGCAGGATCTCGAGACGCTGATGCCGCAGGAGCTGATCAACTACAAGCCGGTCAGCGCGGTCATCAAGGAGTTCTTCGGCAGCAGCCAGCTCAGCCAGTTCATGGACCAGACCAATCCGCTCTCGGAGGTCACGCACAAGCGTCGTCTCTCCGCCCTCGGACCAGGCGGCCTGACGCGCGAGCGCGCCGGCTTCGACGTGCGCGACGTGCACCCGACGCACTACGGCCGCGTCTGCCCGATCGAGACGCCGGAAGGACCGAACATCGGCCTGATCAGCTCGCTGTCGACGTTTGCGCGCATCAACGACTACGGCTTCGTCGAGACGCCGTACCGCCGCGTCAGCGGTGGCCAGGTGAGCGACAACGTCGACTACCTGACGGCGCTGGCCGAGGAAGAGCAGGTCATCGCGCAGGCCAACGCGCCGATCAGCGCGCAGGCGCGGTTCACCAGCGATCTCGTCGCCGCACGCCGCAAGGGCATCTCGCCCCAGGGCGAGCAGACGATGGACTCGACGATGGTCAGTCCCGACCAGGTCACGATGATGGACGTGTCGCCGACGCAGCTCGTGTCGGTGGCCGCGGCGCTGATCCCGTTCCTCGAGCACGACGACGCCAACCGGGCGCTGATGGGATCGAACATGCAGCGCCAGGCCGTTCCGCTGCTGCGCACCGACGCGCCGCTGGTCGGCACCGGCATGGAGGCGATCGTCGCGCGCGACTCGGGCGTCACCTGCGTCGCACGCCGCCCCGGATTCGTCGAGAGCGTCGACTCCGAGCGCATCGTCGTCAAGGCCGACCGCGCCGAGGGCGCGCAGGACCCGGGCGTCGACATCTACAACCTGACCAAGTACCAGCGCTCGAACCAGAACACGTGCATCAACCAGAAACCGATCGTGCTCGAGGGCGACCGCGTCGCGTTCGGTGACGTGATCGCCGACGGTCCGTCCACCGAGTGCGGAGAGCTCGCGCTCGGCCGCAACGTCGTCGTCGCGTTCATGCCGTGGAACGGTTACAACTTCGAGGACTCGATCCTCGTCTCCGAGAAGCTCGCGAAGGAAGACTACTTCACCTCGGTGCACATCGAGGAGTTCGAGTGCGTCGCGCGCGACACCAAGCTCGGGCCCGAAGAGATCACGCGCGACATCCCGAACGTCGGCGAGGAAGCGCTGCGCGACCTCGACGAGGCGGGCATCATCCGCATCGGCGCCGAAGTCGGCCCCGGCGACATCCTGGTCGGCAAGATCACGCCGAAAGGCGAAACCCAGCTTTCGCCCGAGGAAAAGCTGCTGCGCGCGATCTTCGGCGAGAAGGCCGGCGAGGTGCGCGACACCTCGCTGCGCATGCCGCCGGGCACCGAAGGCACGGTGATCGATGCACGCGTGTTCTCGCGCAAGGGCGTCAGCAAGGACGAGCGCGCCACGCGCATCGAGGAAGAGCAGCGCCGCAAGCTCGACAAGGACCGCAGCGACGAGCTGCGCATCATCCGCACGAGCGCCGAGGGCCAGATCCTCGGCATTCTCGGCGAGCGGATGACGCAGACGCGCATCACCGACGACAACCGCCACGTGCTGCTGGCCAAGGACTCGGTGGTCACCCGCGAGGTGCTCGACGAGCTGCCCACCCAGTACTGGGGCGAGATCAACGTCGGCGACCAGACGATCGAGGAAGAGCTCGCGCGCATCGTCGACGCGATGAAGTCGAAGAGCCACGCGATCAACTCGCAGTTCGATGCGAAGATCGAGAGGCTTTCTGCCGGCGACGAGCTCGCGCCGGGCGTCATCAAGATGGTCAAGGTGTTCGTGGCCATCAAGCGCCGGCTCCAGGTCGGCGACAAGATGGCCGGCCGCCACGGCAACAAGGGCGTCGTCTCCAAGATCGTCCCCGTCGAGGACATGCCGTTCCTCGAGGACGGCACCCCTGTCGAGATCTGCCTGAACCCGCTCGGCGTGCCGAGCCGCATGAACGTCGGCCAGATCCTGGAGACCCACCTCGGGTGGGCCGCCAAGTGCCTGGGCCGCACGATGCAGGAGCTGGCCGAGAAGGGTGACCTCGAGGGCGTGCGCGCTCTCGTGCGGCGCTCGTACAAGGGCGACGGCATCGACTCCTTCGCCGACGGCCTGTCCGACCGCGACCTGCGCGTGCTGGCCGACAAGGCGGCGCGCGGCATCCACGTCGCCACGCCGGTGTTCGACGGCGCCAGCGAGGACGAGATCTTCGACCTCGTTTCTCTGTCGGGCCTGTCGATCAGCGGCCAGGAGATCCTGCGCGACGGCAAGAGCGGCGACCGCTTCGACATGCCGGTCACCGTCGGCGTCATGTACATGCTCAAGCTGCACCACCTCGTGGACGACAAGATCCACGCGCGCTCGACCGGCCCGTACTCGCTGGTCACGCAGCAGCCGCTCGGCGGCAAGGCG